The following proteins are encoded in a genomic region of Drosophila bipectinata strain 14024-0381.07 chromosome XL, DbipHiC1v2, whole genome shotgun sequence:
- the LOC108129024 gene encoding serine/arginine repetitive matrix protein 1-like: protein MKDFIFPRLKQFFGIFFKFDPVAQSSATMPTPRVSSKKRTVSKCPKRKTVAKKRHPLVRAFKSGPHSKVGRSCRKPLAKKRKTQKACAAPQKKKALKSKPRKTTTRKCVAKRPSKPKRAKRPKRCLNASQTAKEPTPEPEDPLSLPKGNEPPEVIRLSTSPAPRRRITRRPVARPRNLEREREPEPDSVTFIPARADEAPAKKLKTKVSAKKVIGGRTTAKPKPKLHASGTLRRVAAKLKAHEAAVLKAKNQAKNQAKKEDPIVRIEPQESHSEDNREPRSWRRDNGAKKDNKAVRKHARP from the exons ATGAAAGATTTTATATTCCCGCGACTCAAACAATTTTTCggcatatttttcaaattcgaTCCGGTGGCTCAATCGTCCGCAACAATGCCAACCCCCCGCGTATCTAGTAAGAAGCGAACCGTTTCAAAATGCCCGAAACGCAAAACGGTCGCGAAGAAACGTCATCCGCTAGTGCGTGCTTTTAAAAGCGGTCCCCATTCCAAAGTTGGTCGCTCCTGCCGGAAGCCGCTTGCGAAGAAGCGGAAGACACAGAAGGCCTGTGCCGCTCCGCAGAAGAAGAAGGCTTTGAAATCCAAGCCCCGCAAGACCACAACGCGGAAGTGCGTTGCCAAACGTCCTTCGAAGCCCAAAAGGGCCAAGCGCCCAAAGCGTTGCTTGAATG CTTCCCAAACTGCTAAGGAACCAACTCCAGAACCTGAAGACCCGCTTTCCCTTCCTAAGGGGAACGAACCTCCAGAGGTGATTCGCCTTTCGACATCGCCTGCACCCAGACGCAGAATCACTCGCAGGCCGGTCGCTAGACCGAGGAACTTGGAGCGTGAGCGTGAGCCTGAGCCTGACTCGGTTACTTTCATACCTGCCCGGGCCGACGAAGCCCCAGCCAAGAAGCTCAAAACGAAGGTTAGCGCCAAAAAGGTGATTGGCGGGCGTACAACGGCGAAGCCCAAGCCCAAGCTTCACGCCAGTGG AACTTTGAGACGAGTGGCTGCCAAGCTCAAGGCTCATGAGGCCGCAGTTCTTAAGGCGAAGAATCAGGCGAAGAATCAGGCGAAGAAGGAAGATCCCATTGTTAGAATTGAGCCGCAAGAGAGCCACAGCGAAGACAACCGAGAACCGCGATCTTGGCGTCGGGATAATGGCGCGAAGAAAGATAATAAGGCGGTGCGCAAGCATGCGAGACCCTAG